The following proteins are encoded in a genomic region of Oryctolagus cuniculus chromosome 6, mOryCun1.1, whole genome shotgun sequence:
- the UQCRB gene encoding cytochrome b-c1 complex subunit 7 isoform X1 produces MQKSLEAFKRVAASGRWLDGIRKWYYNAAGFNKLGLMRDDTIHEDEDVKEAIRRLPEKLYNDRVFRIKRALDLTMRHQILPKEQWTKYEEDKFYLEPYLKEVIRERKEREEWAKK; encoded by the exons ATGCAGAAATCGCTGGAAGCTTTCAAACGAG TTGCAGCATCAGGTCGGTGGCTGGATGGTATTCGAAAATGGTATTACAATGCTGCAGGATTCAATAAACTGG GATTAATGAGAGATGATACAATACATGAGGATGAAGATGTAAAAGAAGCCATAAGAAGGCTTCCTGAGAAACTTTATAATGACAGGGTGTTTCGCATTAAGAGAGCACTGGACCTGACCATGAGGCATCAGATCTTGCCTAAAGAGCAGTGGACAAAATATGAGGAG gATAAATTCTACCTTGAACCATATCTGAAAGAGGTTATtcgggaaagaaaagagagagaagaatgggCAAAGAAGTAA
- the UQCRB gene encoding cytochrome b-c1 complex subunit 7 isoform X2, which translates to MAGRPAVAASGRWLDGIRKWYYNAAGFNKLGLMRDDTIHEDEDVKEAIRRLPEKLYNDRVFRIKRALDLTMRHQILPKEQWTKYEEDKFYLEPYLKEVIRERKEREEWAKK; encoded by the exons ATGGCGGGGAGGCCTGCTG TTGCAGCATCAGGTCGGTGGCTGGATGGTATTCGAAAATGGTATTACAATGCTGCAGGATTCAATAAACTGG GATTAATGAGAGATGATACAATACATGAGGATGAAGATGTAAAAGAAGCCATAAGAAGGCTTCCTGAGAAACTTTATAATGACAGGGTGTTTCGCATTAAGAGAGCACTGGACCTGACCATGAGGCATCAGATCTTGCCTAAAGAGCAGTGGACAAAATATGAGGAG gATAAATTCTACCTTGAACCATATCTGAAAGAGGTTATtcgggaaagaaaagagagagaagaatgggCAAAGAAGTAA